A genomic stretch from Algoriphagus halophilus includes:
- a CDS encoding 2-phosphosulfolactate phosphatase produces the protein MRKVEICFSPELIHLHSLQGKIVVVVDIFRATSTMISALANGITEIKTFADLEECRSMKSQGYLIAGERNGLTAPGFELGNSPVAYLNEAYSGKKLAMTTTNGTLAISKSAEADEVLIGAFPNLSATIQYLQGKEQDVLIHCAGWKGMFNLEDSLYAGALVKSLESSHEPSEDGALAMKALFEKEGHDLKGFLSKASHAKRLQNHNIESDIDFCLTLDLFSMIGKVENGTLTGSEI, from the coding sequence ATGAGAAAAGTAGAAATCTGCTTTAGCCCAGAATTAATTCATTTACATTCATTGCAAGGTAAAATCGTGGTGGTGGTCGATATTTTTCGGGCCACCTCCACCATGATTTCCGCATTGGCTAATGGGATAACAGAGATTAAAACGTTTGCGGATTTGGAAGAATGCAGAAGTATGAAATCTCAAGGATACCTGATTGCCGGTGAAAGAAATGGATTGACTGCACCAGGTTTTGAACTGGGAAATTCTCCAGTGGCCTATTTAAATGAAGCCTATTCGGGGAAAAAATTGGCGATGACCACTACCAATGGAACCTTGGCAATTTCCAAATCAGCTGAAGCAGATGAGGTTTTAATTGGTGCTTTCCCAAACCTAAGTGCCACCATTCAATACCTTCAGGGAAAAGAACAGGACGTTTTGATCCATTGTGCGGGTTGGAAAGGCATGTTTAACCTAGAAGACTCTTTGTATGCCGGAGCCTTGGTAAAAAGCCTGGAATCAAGCCATGAGCCATCTGAGGACGGGGCTTTGGCAATGAAAGCATTGTTTGAAAAAGAGGGCCATGATTTAAAGGGATTTTTATCAAAAGCCTCTCATGCCAAAAGACTTCAGAATCACAACATTGAATCAGACATCGATTTTTGTTTAACCCTTGACTTATTTTCCATGATTGGAAAGGTAGAAAATGGGACTTTAACCGGCAGTGAAATCTGA
- the gcvT gene encoding glycine cleavage system aminomethyltransferase GcvT yields MEDQIKKIQLNDLHLAIGGKMVPFAGYNMPVRYSSDKEEHLCVRNGVGVFDVSHMGEFMVEGPEALNLIQKVTSNDASKLINGQAQYSCFPNETGGIVDDLIVYKFEDQKYMLVVNASNIEKDWAWVNKFNTMGAKLTNISDEISLFAVQGPKAIEAVQALTPVNLSEVKFYHFTVGEFAGVKDVIISGTGYTGAGGFEIYVKNEDAEHVWKAIFEAGKDFDIKPIGLGARDTLRLEMGYCLYGNDITDTTSPLEAGLGWITKFTKEFTNSEALKAQKEAGVSRKLVGFVMQERGIPRGHYPIVDADGETIGEVTSGTQSPSMEVGIGLGYVKTEFAKPGTEIFIQVRNKNLKALVEKLPLLKTQ; encoded by the coding sequence ATGGAAGATCAAATCAAAAAAATTCAACTCAACGACCTACACCTCGCCATTGGAGGCAAAATGGTACCATTTGCAGGTTACAATATGCCCGTTCGGTATAGCTCGGATAAAGAAGAACATCTTTGTGTAAGAAATGGAGTGGGCGTTTTTGATGTATCTCATATGGGAGAGTTTATGGTGGAGGGCCCAGAAGCCTTGAACCTGATTCAAAAAGTAACTTCAAATGATGCTTCCAAACTGATCAATGGGCAAGCACAATACTCTTGCTTTCCAAATGAAACAGGTGGAATTGTAGATGACCTGATTGTCTACAAATTTGAAGATCAAAAATACATGCTGGTAGTCAATGCTTCCAACATCGAAAAGGATTGGGCTTGGGTAAACAAGTTCAATACCATGGGAGCCAAATTGACCAATATTTCAGATGAGATTTCTCTTTTCGCCGTACAAGGACCTAAAGCCATCGAGGCAGTTCAAGCACTAACTCCTGTAAATCTTTCTGAAGTAAAATTTTATCATTTCACAGTTGGTGAATTTGCCGGGGTAAAGGATGTGATCATTTCTGGAACTGGATATACCGGAGCCGGCGGATTTGAAATCTATGTCAAGAATGAGGATGCTGAACACGTGTGGAAAGCCATATTCGAAGCAGGAAAAGATTTTGACATCAAGCCTATCGGATTAGGGGCAAGAGATACCTTGAGATTGGAGATGGGATATTGCCTTTATGGTAATGACATCACAGATACCACCTCTCCCCTAGAAGCAGGCCTAGGTTGGATCACCAAGTTCACCAAAGAATTCACCAATTCAGAAGCTTTAAAAGCCCAAAAAGAAGCAGGTGTTTCTAGAAAACTGGTAGGTTTTGTCATGCAAGAAAGAGGAATTCCAAGAGGCCACTACCCTATTGTGGATGCTGATGGGGAAACCATCGGAGAAGTAACTTCAGGAACTCAATCCCCTAGTATGGAAGTAGGAATAGGTTTGGGATATGTAAAAACCGAATTCGCCAAACCTGGGACCGAAATTTTCATCCAAGTAAGAAATAAAAACCTAAAGGCATTGGTAGAAAAGCTGCCTTTATTGAAGACTCAATGA
- a CDS encoding HesB/IscA family protein: MIIVSDKAKERILELKREEGRQEGENIRVSVKGGGCSGLMYDLGFDANTVETDHVFEDKGVKIIVDRKSLLYLAGTTLEFTDGLNGKGFQFINPNASRTCGCGESFSI, encoded by the coding sequence ATGATAATCGTTTCTGACAAAGCCAAAGAGCGAATCCTTGAACTCAAAAGAGAAGAAGGTCGCCAAGAAGGAGAAAACATCAGAGTTTCTGTGAAAGGTGGTGGCTGCTCAGGTTTGATGTATGACTTGGGTTTTGATGCCAATACAGTAGAAACCGATCATGTATTTGAAGATAAAGGAGTAAAAATCATCGTAGACCGAAAAAGCTTATTGTACCTCGCTGGCACTACCTTGGAATTTACAGATGGGTTAAACGGAAAGGGATTTCAGTTTATTAATCCAAATGCCTCCAGAACATGTGGATGTGGAGAAAGCTTCTCCATCTGA
- the mce gene encoding methylmalonyl-CoA epimerase, with the protein MKKIEHIGIAVSNLQESNALFARLLGKEHFKTERVEGEGVETSFFQVGETKVELLQATREDSPIAKFIDRKSEGVHHIAFDVEDIHAEVERLKSEGFEILNETPKLGADNKLVVFLHPKSTNGVLVELCQEISA; encoded by the coding sequence ATGAAGAAAATTGAACATATAGGTATTGCTGTTTCCAATCTCCAAGAATCCAATGCACTTTTTGCGCGCTTATTGGGAAAAGAGCATTTCAAGACCGAGCGTGTAGAAGGTGAGGGGGTTGAAACTTCATTTTTCCAAGTTGGAGAAACGAAGGTAGAATTGCTTCAGGCAACTCGGGAGGACAGTCCTATTGCCAAGTTTATTGACCGGAAGTCAGAAGGGGTCCATCATATCGCATTTGATGTGGAAGATATTCATGCTGAGGTTGAAAGGTTAAAATCGGAAGGGTTCGAAATCCTGAATGAAACGCCAAAACTAGGTGCGGACAATAAATTAGTGGTATTTTTGCACCCTAAAAGCACCAATGGTGTTTTGGTAGAACTCTGCCAGGAGATTTCAGCATAG
- the thiL gene encoding thiamine-phosphate kinase, with the protein MSEKRTEISDLGEFGLIDHLNEKVIIKNSSSLKGIGDDAAVIEAGDHVKVVSTDLLMEGVHFDLSYAPLPHLGFKAVAVNVSDIAAMNAIPKQITVSIALSNRFSLEAVEALYEGIYAACDHYGVDLIGGDTTASRSGLAISITAIGEAKKEQVSYRSGAKENDILCVTGDLGAALVGLQILEREKQVFLANPDMKPDLEKYTVVTGRQLRPDARMDIVHELGELGVVPTSMMDISDGLASEIFHICKASGVGATIYEDKLPIDKQTFDTAVELNLDPITCVLNGGEDYELLFTIDQKDFKKLEKHPDIHFIGHITKEAEGKYLVTKSGTAVQIKAQGWKHF; encoded by the coding sequence ATGTCAGAGAAAAGAACAGAAATTAGTGATTTGGGAGAGTTTGGTTTAATTGACCATCTCAACGAAAAAGTAATTATCAAAAATTCATCCTCTCTCAAAGGTATAGGAGATGATGCAGCGGTGATTGAAGCTGGAGACCATGTAAAAGTAGTCTCCACAGATTTGTTGATGGAAGGAGTACATTTTGATCTTTCCTATGCACCGCTACCTCACTTGGGATTTAAGGCCGTTGCAGTGAACGTTTCGGACATCGCTGCCATGAATGCGATCCCTAAACAAATCACCGTCAGCATCGCACTTTCCAACCGTTTTTCATTGGAAGCAGTGGAGGCATTATATGAAGGAATTTATGCGGCATGTGACCATTATGGAGTGGACTTAATCGGTGGGGATACCACCGCTTCCAGATCCGGTTTGGCGATCTCAATTACGGCCATTGGAGAGGCAAAAAAAGAACAGGTTTCCTACCGCTCCGGAGCCAAGGAAAATGACATACTCTGTGTCACTGGAGACCTTGGTGCAGCCTTGGTTGGACTCCAAATTTTAGAGCGGGAAAAGCAGGTGTTTTTGGCCAATCCGGACATGAAACCTGACCTGGAAAAATACACCGTTGTTACCGGCCGACAACTCAGGCCTGATGCCAGAATGGACATCGTGCATGAGCTGGGAGAGCTAGGTGTAGTACCCACTAGTATGATGGATATTTCGGATGGACTTGCTTCGGAAATTTTCCATATCTGCAAAGCTTCTGGGGTAGGGGCAACCATCTATGAGGACAAGCTTCCTATCGACAAGCAAACATTTGATACTGCAGTGGAATTGAACTTGGATCCCATCACCTGTGTCCTAAATGGAGGTGAGGATTATGAGTTACTTTTCACCATCGATCAGAAGGATTTTAAGAAGTTGGAAAAGCATCCAGATATCCATTTCATCGGTCATATAACAAAAGAAGCAGAAGGAAAATACCTGGTTACAAAGAGTGGAACTGCCGTACAGATCAAGGCGCAGGGCTGGAAGCATTTCTAA
- a CDS encoding cation-translocating P-type ATPase yields the protein MIKPAKLSIEELLKSFQVDPTKGLTEEEVLKRRSIHGLNQIQPAKARSAWSIFIAQFKNLIVGLLVVAALVSFFFEDYYEMIAILAVILINAVIGFILESQANRSMHALKALEQPTSKVIREGKVIQIPFQELVPGDLLSVEAGDLIGADARILKTNALEVNESALTGESLPTIKQTAAIPEDVSIGDQSNMIFRGTSVTRGNGLAVVVFIGKETQIGNVSSMIEEAQEEELPLNKKLNKFSKTLIWLSFAIMIPFVGIGLLQSKEPYLLIETAIALVVAAIPEGLPIVATIALASGMLRLSKKKVLVSKLAAVETLGSTNIILTDKTGTLTENHLKVLETLPELSKLNQSENLLTTLVLCNNAELNDQNTDVGDPVEIALLKWAEEIEPNSIQEIRSVWTKTDELPFESETRIMTTFHQKGKELRVSLKGSTTEVLKKCKFFEDEGAIKNLNETGIQYWLEQTDLLSAKGLKVLAAAFQVLEESSPTKETQFILAGLVGLQDPPRHDVLDSITEFKNAGIRVVMVTGDHPETSKAIAKAIGLMDQHDQHVIQGKDLLFDSEKAAEILDTSVFSRVSPEQKLRLVAFYQSQNMVVAMTGDGVNDAPALKKADIGIAMGLRGTEVAKEAADMILQNDSFTSITDAIKQGRIIFNNIRNFVIFLLSCNLSEILVVSSAAFLNWGSPLLPLQILFLNIVTDVFPALALGMGQGTKKDVLQEPRTINEPILTKAYWRSLIVYSLTITLSILGVYAYASFQLGLNEIQTNNVAFFTLAFAQLFHPFNLIKRGAPIFQNSIVRNPHLWASIIFCSLLLLGASLISPINQLLELSFPEKEMWNLIFIGSLLPIPLIHFFKFLKLIN from the coding sequence GTGATCAAACCAGCAAAACTTTCTATAGAAGAGCTGTTAAAAAGCTTCCAAGTAGATCCTACTAAAGGGTTGACCGAAGAAGAAGTTTTGAAAAGAAGGTCAATCCATGGTTTGAATCAGATTCAGCCCGCAAAAGCTCGCTCTGCTTGGAGCATTTTCATCGCTCAATTTAAAAATCTGATTGTAGGGCTGTTAGTGGTTGCGGCACTTGTTTCTTTCTTTTTCGAAGATTATTATGAAATGATTGCCATACTGGCGGTGATCCTAATCAATGCTGTGATCGGCTTTATTTTGGAATCCCAAGCTAACCGGTCCATGCATGCACTAAAGGCACTGGAGCAACCCACTTCAAAAGTTATTCGGGAAGGTAAAGTAATTCAGATTCCATTTCAAGAATTGGTTCCAGGGGATTTACTGTCCGTGGAAGCAGGAGACCTAATTGGAGCGGATGCCCGGATTTTAAAAACCAATGCACTTGAAGTAAATGAATCTGCCCTTACTGGTGAGTCTTTGCCCACCATCAAACAAACTGCTGCAATTCCAGAAGATGTTTCTATAGGAGATCAAAGTAACATGATCTTTAGAGGAACGTCCGTGACGAGAGGTAATGGATTGGCCGTGGTGGTATTCATTGGAAAGGAAACTCAAATTGGAAATGTTTCTTCCATGATTGAAGAGGCACAAGAAGAAGAACTTCCCCTCAATAAAAAACTGAACAAGTTCAGCAAAACTTTAATCTGGTTGAGTTTTGCTATTATGATCCCTTTCGTCGGTATTGGACTTCTTCAATCCAAGGAACCCTATCTATTGATCGAAACAGCCATCGCCCTGGTTGTAGCAGCCATCCCAGAAGGATTACCCATTGTGGCGACCATTGCGCTTGCCAGCGGCATGCTTAGGCTTTCCAAAAAGAAAGTGCTTGTCAGTAAACTGGCTGCGGTAGAAACACTGGGAAGCACCAATATCATTTTAACCGATAAAACTGGAACCCTGACGGAAAATCACTTAAAAGTACTGGAGACACTTCCAGAATTATCAAAATTAAACCAATCCGAAAATTTACTGACCACCTTGGTTTTGTGTAACAACGCTGAGCTTAATGATCAAAATACAGATGTTGGAGATCCTGTTGAAATCGCATTACTGAAATGGGCGGAAGAAATTGAACCTAATTCAATTCAAGAAATCAGGTCTGTTTGGACCAAAACCGATGAACTCCCTTTTGAAAGTGAAACCAGAATCATGACCACTTTTCATCAAAAAGGAAAAGAGCTTCGTGTTTCTTTGAAAGGGTCCACTACTGAAGTGCTTAAAAAATGTAAGTTTTTTGAGGATGAGGGAGCAATCAAAAACCTGAATGAAACCGGCATCCAATATTGGTTAGAGCAAACAGACCTGCTTTCTGCAAAAGGGTTGAAGGTCTTGGCAGCAGCTTTCCAGGTCCTTGAAGAATCAAGCCCAACTAAGGAAACCCAATTTATACTAGCTGGACTGGTAGGGCTTCAGGACCCTCCCAGACATGATGTGTTAGACTCCATTACTGAATTCAAAAACGCTGGGATCCGGGTAGTCATGGTTACTGGTGATCACCCTGAGACTTCTAAAGCGATTGCCAAAGCGATTGGATTGATGGATCAACATGATCAGCATGTTATTCAGGGAAAAGACCTATTATTTGATTCAGAAAAGGCTGCTGAGATCTTAGATACCTCTGTTTTTTCAAGAGTAAGTCCGGAACAGAAGCTTCGATTAGTAGCGTTTTATCAATCTCAAAATATGGTAGTAGCCATGACAGGAGATGGTGTGAACGATGCTCCTGCCCTAAAAAAAGCAGACATAGGTATTGCCATGGGGCTCAGAGGAACCGAAGTTGCCAAGGAAGCTGCAGACATGATTTTACAAAATGATTCATTCACCTCCATCACAGATGCCATTAAACAAGGCAGAATCATATTCAACAACATCAGAAACTTCGTTATTTTTCTGCTTTCCTGTAACCTAAGTGAGATTCTAGTGGTGTCAAGTGCAGCATTTTTAAACTGGGGCTCTCCTTTACTTCCACTGCAAATCCTCTTTCTCAACATCGTCACGGACGTTTTCCCTGCCCTAGCCTTGGGAATGGGTCAAGGAACTAAAAAAGATGTACTACAAGAACCTAGAACCATCAATGAACCTATTTTGACAAAAGCTTATTGGAGGTCTTTGATAGTTTATTCACTGACCATCACTTTGAGCATTCTGGGAGTTTATGCATACGCATCTTTCCAATTAGGGCTTAATGAGATCCAAACCAACAACGTAGCCTTTTTTACCCTGGCTTTTGCCCAACTGTTCCATCCTTTCAATTTGATCAAAAGAGGGGCTCCTATATTCCAAAACAGCATTGTAAGAAACCCCCATCTATGGGCCTCTATTATCTTCTGTTCACTGCTATTATTGGGGGCTAGTTTGATCAGTCCTATCAACCAACTTTTGGAACTTTCCTTCCCCGAAAAAGAGATGTGGAATCTCATTTTTATAGGTAGTTTATTACCCATCCCCCTGATCCATTTTTTCAAATTTTTGAAACTGATCAATTAA